From the Astyanax mexicanus isolate ESR-SI-001 chromosome 9, AstMex3_surface, whole genome shotgun sequence genome, one window contains:
- the LOC125804614 gene encoding uncharacterized protein LOC125804614 encodes MRWGGDDFDDFVNSFEEKVANIRQSFPPASTLPTKLYLPHSTSLSQFSLLSTDEILHLLHSNNPTTCPLDPLPSSLFQTIAPDLLPFITHIINTSLSSGHVPSTFKTARVVPILKKPTLDSLDVGNYRPVSLLSFLSKVLERAVYNQLSLFLTQNNLQDPNQSGFKPAHSTETALIAVTEKLHAAKATNLSSVLILLDLSAAFDTVNHSILLSILTSLGITGSAWQWFASYLEDRSYQVSSRISACLNDVSMWMSSHHLKLNPSKTDLLFIPGTTSPHNNLSISFENSLVTPSAEARSLGVVMDDQLSFSSHIANLTRSCRFLLYNIRRIRPFLSQDATQVLVQSLVISRLDYCNSLLAGLPLRATKPLQLIQNAAARLVFNLPKFSHVTPLLRSLHWLPVAARIRFKTLTLAYKAKNGPAPSYLMAMVKARSAPRALRASSTARLEPPSLKTHRKQTSRLFSVLAPRWWNELPLDVRTAESLTVFKRRLKTHLFKEFLN; translated from the exons atgaggtggggtggtgatgaTTTTGATGATTTTGTCAACTCctttgaggagaaagtagcaaatatccgccaatcctttccccctgcctctacccttcccaccaagctctatcttccacattctacctctctgtctcaattctctctgctttccacagatgaaatccttcatcttctacattctaacaatccaaccacttgcccacttgaccctttaccatcttccctctttcagacaattgctcctgacctccttccgttcatcactcacatcattaacacctctctatcatctggtcatgttccatcaacttttaagactgccagagtggttcctatcttgaagaaaccaactctagacagcttggacgttggcaactacaggccagtttctctcctctctttcctttccaaagtccttgagcgtgctgtctacaaccaactttctctctttctcactcagaacaatcttcaggatccaaaccagtctggcttcaaacctgcacattctactgaaactgccctcattgcagttacagagaagcttcatgcagcaaaagctactaacctgtcatctgttctgattctgcttgatctctctgctgctttcgacacggtcaaccacagcattctcctttccatcctcaccagccttggaatcactggctctgcatggcagtggtttgcatcgtacctggaggaccgttcctaccag gtttcatcccgcatctcagcatgtctcaatgatgtctcgatgtggatgagttctcatcacctaaaactcaaccccagcaagactgaccttctgttcatcccaggaactacaagccctcacaacaatctctccatctctttcgagaactcactggtcactccatcggcagaagcaagaagcctcggtgtagtaatggatgaccagttatcgttctcgagccatattgcaaatctgactcggtcatgcagatttctcctgtacaacatccgaagaattcgaccgtttctgtctcaggatgccactcaggtgcttgtgcagtctcttgtcatctcaagacttgactactgcaactctctactggctggtcttccactgcgagccaccaaaccactacagttaattcagaacgcggcagcacgactcgtcttcaatcttccgaagttcagtcatgtgactcctttgctgcgttccctccactggcttcctgttgccgcccgcatcagattcaaaaccctgacgctggcctacaaggcaaaaaacggaccagcaccttcatacctgatggcgatggtcaaagccagatctgcaccaagagctcttagagcttccagtacggctcggctcgaacctccatcactcaaaacacacagaaaacagacatccagactcttctctgtgctggcaccaaggtggtggaatgaacttccactggatgtcagaacagcagagtcactcacggtcttcaaacgtcgactgaagacacatcttttcaaagagttcctaaa